GTGCGGTGACATAAGGAGAATGCGAAAAACACGCACCGAGTGTAGTGCCATAGTGCTTCATTCCACATGCGCCGATGCACATAACGTGCTCCTTCCATTTGGTTGGTTACTTGACTGGAGTTTACGTGGTGCAGCTATTAGATCATTTCACCTGCAAGCGCCAACTCATGAGTTCGATCCCCAATGAGAGCATCTTTTATCCTCACGACCGTTTTGTCATAACACAGCGAATGACAAACTGACCAATAATTGAAAGCATTATGAGAAGACCAGTTCGTGGTCCCTTAATATAATGACGTTTAATGTAGTGATAGCATAGGAGATGGGAAAATATGCAAGACAAAAGTTTAAAAGTAGGaacagctgggcgagttggtgcggtAGCATAATTATAAAGCAGTGCCAGAGACGCAGACAGAGAAAGCAAACAGATAATATCGTCAAAGAGCTGTCAGAGCACTGCTTGTTGCGTATTTCCTCTGTCTGCATTCCTCACTCTGTtttgaagttcagtgtttgacggaagcccttCTGGTTGGGATGAAGCGGGGTGAAAACGTAGACAACACCCGGGGCACTACGCCGACCAAAGTagaatataaaagaaaagaagatattCCGGCTTCCACAcgagagccttgttcacaggtaaactgAAGAAAGGTGTTCGAGCAGCTCGTTTGAGTAGTCTtcaacacgtgacgcaggcagcgcgcatacactgacggcagattgccagcGCTCCTtttcagagtgtgtggcgtagtctgacTCATGAGCGACTCAAGGTAAAGGCGTCGAGATAGGTCTTTTTTCgtggcaaggacacgtgccttcccccgTCGATTGCATGGCTGCTTGAAGCAGCATGCTCAGCCAAAGCACcggattcacttttttttttctcgagtcaTAATTGTGGTGTTGAAGATGCCTTTCAGagtcaccagtttcgccaatATACAGGTAGTCGCAATCCGCTCATGGGACAACGTACACAAAACCTAGGAATTTCTCTTTTGGAaatttgtccttaacattgaTGAGCGATTGTGGTAGTTTCTGGTTTCGAATCtgtgccacttgaacattgtaAGAACGCGGAACACGGCTTAGAGCTTCGGTTGTGGACGGGATATATTGTTTTTCAGCGTGCTTTGGACTAGAGGCAGCCTGGAAACGAGGTGTTCGaacacctttgtttattttacctgtgaagaAGGCTCCCGTGGGAGCCGAACCATCTTCTTTTGTTTTAAATTCTACTTTGGTCGTTGTTGTGCCCCTGGTTATGTCTACCTTTTCACCCTGACTCTGTTTTATACGAAATTTACAATCCTGCGGCTTCAGTGTGGAAAATACCTAATAATATCGAGTGCTACGAGATTCAAGAACTCAACAGCTGAAAGCTATAATGTCATGACTTGCCTTTCTCCCCTCTGCAGACCCTCCTCGCCTTCCTTGGCGTCATCGCCGCTGCCTATGCCGGTGGCTATGGCCTCGGCTACGGTCATGGTCTCGGCTATGGCCACGGCTATGGTCTTGGCTATGGCTATGGCCACGGCTATGGACATGGTTATGGCCTCGGCCACGGCTACGGACACGGCCACCATGGCGccgttgtggccacctctgtgcaGAAGACTGTTCATCATGCTCCTGCCCGTGGTGAGTGTTACACGTCCAGGACTCTTGCATGTTAGCGGGCTATACTTCAAAAATGATTTATTTTCTTGCACCTACACAAGCGTCACAACAAAATAAGTTAAAATCATAGCTTCTTACTATTTATACCTATAGAACGGCTGAAACTTGGGccaatttgttttttcatcagTAAAAAGTGGCCTACGCCCACGACAATTTAAGTCTGGGGCACCTTTGCCTAAATTGAAGTCGTCAAAAAGTACTGTTATTATTCCTCTGAAAGTGCTGTATAGTAGAGTTTCACAGCAACAGGAGCTACATTTTATTCGAAGTGAACAGAGGCGTAGGTGTGACATATGATTCCACAGGTCATTCACTCAACGTATCTGTTTACAGCTGTTGCTGTTGGTGTTGCTCACGGCTACGGACACGGTCTTGGCTATGGACACGGTCTTGGCTACGGCCACGGTCTTGGCTACGGCCACGGTCTTGGCTACGGTGTTGCCCTCGGCCATGGTTATGGATATGGTCATGGCTTCGGACACTACGGCTAAATACAATGTTTATCATAGGTGAGCGCTATCATCCAAGTTTACTCCTTGTGTGTAGAGACGTGCTTGTGGTGTGGATTGCTGCTGCATTGAAAATGCTGCAGATTCTTTTGGAGGTAATTTTGACAAAAAGAGTGATAAAAGAAATGTTGACACTCACAGAGCTCTTCAAGTGTTCTTGTCAGTTGAACAAAGCGCACTTTTCGTGTTGTTTATCAATATTTCTCACTTACCAGAAGAATTGCTCTTACGCTGTGGATCTTTGAACTCAGCCTTTTATGTTCAAAATTTACGCAGAGATGAATTCAGCCCTAGGACGTGTTCGAAACCTCACAGTGCGTTTTTCTTCTGCAGTCAACCATCCAACAAGAGTGAAAGGAAAGATGTATCCGGTACACGGGCCAAAAAGAAGGGGACGAGGAATGTGAAAATAAAATTGTTAATTTATATAATACGCCTCCAGTTGTGTATTCTTTCAGGTACGGCGAATCAAAGAAAACTAGAGTTGTAGGCTGCAAGAAGATGTAATGGTTATACTAACAACCAAATGCACTTGCGCGCCTTCCTATGGGTTTCTGCACAAGTGAACCACAGAACACTAGAGTACAGGAAGTGATATAATGGTCAGGGTCCACGCTGCGTAAACAAAATGTGTGGCCACAAAGAAGTGCCTGCTTTGTTGTCCTCAACGCTACAAAGTATAAATAACTTAAGGTCTTGCAATGCCACTGTTCATACACTACAGAGTATAAATAACTTAGGGTCTGTCAATGCGACTTTTCATATAGCCTGcatatagattttttttctctatcttcAAAAGGAACTAATGcggaaaaaagaaacgacagaTGGCTATACGCAGCAACGTCTAGTCTTCGTGCTGCCTGACTAATTgaccatcaacagtgacgatggtgaacgcccgacgtcccttacaagaagcggcatccacaaagctgacctgtcgctgatcactgtgtattcgcctaaggaggttggccgccttTGCCCTTCTTCTActgcgattatgatcggggtgcatgttgctaggtattggcgcgaccgtaatgttctcacgaatcgacggaggaacgtcagagaactcctccgctaccttatcggggtgatatccgagttcccgcaagatggatctccctgcctttgttgttgtgaggcgagttaactgtgcgcgctcctgggcttctgcaatctcttcaagagtgttatgaatgccaagctgcattaagcgcgctgtacaagtgtatacgggtagcccgagaacccgcttggtaatcttcctaagctgtgcattcaatttatcccgctctgcccgtttccatcgatctaaagtggcacagaacgaaggcatgcatgcatgcttgtGAGTGTAAACCCGcagtattttgaaaaaaactgccAGCgtcttagctcagctaacccttgATATTCGAAGCGAAAGCTTAGTTAGCCTGCCTATGTCTTGGTTTAACTTGGTTAACCTGTGATTTAGCGGTAGTAATTATGCTAAGCTgcacaatcatcgttaagccaggtatgactgCGTTCCCTAAGTCGGGGGCTAGACATGTTCGCAGCGTCAGAGAACAAACGGACAgtgcgcgaacgcggtcgctacgttGATTTTGACGTGCGGCGCCTGTTGCgctccggaccctctccagtgaagcagctcgccgggcgatatcgGCGGGTTGGCCATACGCCGTTGGGAACGACGGCTcaaagctcgcactgactaggcgagagCGGCGCTCCTCTTAGTCAGGTGCGCCTggtgagtcacgtgatgcgctaCCAAGGCTAGGCGCAGCTGCAGCCAAATCAGTCAAATTTCTCGCGCCGCCGAAACTCGGTCCGACGCGGTTAGTAAACTTTCGCTTTAATGGCACGTTCACACTGatgaatccggcgtctacagcgaatggaattctcctgccgccgGAAATCGCGTGGTTCACACTGCTTgcgcaccgcgccgccggaacgagatacagcgccatctgccccataaagtgctaacctccaagCCAGCGCGggatagacctcagactctgcccaggcggcgctgcggaaaaacccgtcatcagcgcccccatcgcagccttggcgctaactgagtagtgcaatcagagctgtccgcaagcgaaggtgcataggccacaatagacccttctctttcgtttgtgttgaggcacggtttcctaaaaatcaaggacctggaaagcttcttctgcccatccacgcttcggaaaggaagctcagcaggacgaagtacgtgtacaatataaaataaagtctcgagtgttatttcggcgtgctgcaactcgcaagtacagagagcatcaggtttgtctataggcatatcagcataaaaaactaagcatttcaaattggttcatattaaATATGTCCTCAACACAAGACTTAAggatctcctatatttttatgtattttatcgtaatgttttgtctcgcaattatttatagagggtaaatcctttcatagcctttttccagggcagcaaacagaaaacgttttccaaggcagcaaacagcgtgcgatcataacgaaagtaagcttcctacagtgcctaaacgctgcatctttctttctcgcaggagctacagcatcgctcagtactttaatttgaacttttcgcagacgcttcgagcaacaagcgcgcacaagtaAATGTAAATaagcgcgacatttttttttctttacacacgtgcgttacttcgcaattactcatccagtgctctaCGGTAacattattgctcacatttgaaaaacgcagtcgagcaggctcagcacatcgcgaagcgtgcttgttgtatcggcgcaggacatacaatataccgaaagtagaaatgagctcgcgatacaacgatgctctagaacaggattttgaattcataaacgaaccaaaatgttttgttaagctgacctgccaaatctctccgttccacttgttgagtcaagcggaggcggacgtttgttaaaaggtggagatatcgatggcacataagcaggatggttcgcaacgttgttttttctgttaccaacgaattcgcggctgcagattcttgagttttcgcttggttaccacggtcctccgtcagggctacgcaacacaattacagaagaacaaaatcgTCGCGCTTTCTCATGCGAGACGCTGTTTTGTGGGGAATGTaagtaattcgattacccaacaggttgaacagcCCGTATTCAGCGCTCtctcctttccccttcatacgatcgcgatggaaatcggtaaaactgaacgttgttccgtccttcacgttcacggcaatttacaacacaacagtagcgtcgattgcggcgtttttTCGTAGCGCgacgagctatcgcggttgccgtcatttccgccatcagtctgaagagtgagccagcaagcgctttatggcagttcagcggcgcgtccgactagcgtagaaatccatagctctctgtctgggtgttaaatgcgcaacacactcgcaatatggaccaaaatctagttaaatcgtcgtttcgcagtcgctagctgcataggcaacttagcaagggagtcgggcttagcactactcaattactgcctcttcgcaacggca
Above is a genomic segment from Dermacentor andersoni chromosome 8, qqDerAnde1_hic_scaffold, whole genome shotgun sequence containing:
- the LOC126526678 gene encoding uncharacterized protein, with amino-acid sequence MNGYTLLAFLGVIAAAYAGGYGLGYGHGLGYGHGYGLGYGYGHGYGHGYGLGHGYGHGHHGAVVATSVQKTVHHAPARAVAVGVAHGYGHGLGYGHGLGYGHGLGYGHGLGYGVALGHGYGYGHGFGHYG